Proteins encoded in a region of the Marinobacter arenosus genome:
- the tcuA gene encoding FAD-dependent tricarballylate dehydrogenase TcuA — translation MSVMNKHYDVVVVGGGNAALCAAISAAEHGAQVLILEGAPKTYRGGNSRHTRNFRCMHNSPMEVLTGRYDEEEYFQDLLKVTKGKTDETLARLAIRGTEASYRWMQKHGVHFQPSLSGTLSLSRTNAFFMGGGKSLVNAYYRAAEDLGVDVLYEAEVTHLERQDNVIVSVEFTYNRYRERLTPKAVVVASGGFQADLDWLARAWGPAAQNFLIRGTPYNRGVVLRDLLDQGTEQVGDPTQCHAVAIDGRAPKFDGGIVTRLDCVPFSIVVNENAERFYDEGEDVWPKRYAIWGRLVAAQPNQVGHVIIDSKSINLFMPSVFPPITAESIEELASKMDLDPAALRATVDEFNSACVGGDFHPTELDGLSTEGLTPAKTNWARPLDSPPYYGYSLRTGVTFTYLGLKVDGNAKVQSTQGPLDNLWAAGEIMAGSILGEGYLAGFGMTIGTVFGRIAGEEAAGYATH, via the coding sequence ATGTCGGTCATGAACAAACATTATGACGTGGTGGTAGTCGGTGGCGGCAATGCCGCTCTGTGCGCTGCAATATCCGCAGCGGAGCATGGTGCCCAGGTGTTGATCCTGGAGGGTGCCCCCAAAACCTATCGCGGTGGCAATTCACGCCACACCCGAAACTTTCGCTGTATGCACAACTCGCCCATGGAAGTACTGACTGGACGATATGACGAAGAAGAGTACTTTCAGGACCTGCTCAAGGTCACCAAAGGTAAAACCGATGAGACGCTGGCCCGCCTGGCAATAAGGGGTACTGAAGCGAGCTACCGGTGGATGCAGAAGCATGGGGTTCACTTTCAGCCCTCTTTGTCCGGCACCCTGTCACTGTCACGGACAAATGCGTTCTTCATGGGCGGCGGTAAATCGCTGGTCAATGCGTACTATCGCGCCGCCGAGGACCTCGGGGTTGATGTTCTTTACGAAGCTGAAGTGACTCATCTCGAGCGTCAGGACAACGTTATCGTCTCGGTCGAATTTACCTACAACCGTTACCGTGAGCGCCTCACTCCCAAAGCCGTCGTTGTGGCCTCCGGCGGATTTCAGGCGGATCTTGACTGGCTCGCCCGCGCCTGGGGGCCTGCGGCGCAGAATTTTCTGATACGTGGCACGCCATACAACCGTGGCGTTGTTTTGCGTGATCTGCTCGATCAGGGCACTGAGCAAGTTGGCGACCCAACCCAATGCCACGCGGTAGCCATTGACGGTCGCGCGCCCAAATTCGATGGTGGAATCGTCACCCGTCTTGACTGCGTGCCCTTCTCCATTGTTGTCAATGAAAACGCAGAGCGTTTTTACGACGAAGGCGAAGACGTCTGGCCAAAGCGCTACGCCATTTGGGGGCGGCTGGTCGCGGCACAGCCGAATCAGGTGGGCCACGTGATCATTGACAGCAAATCCATCAACCTTTTCATGCCCTCGGTATTTCCTCCGATAACAGCTGAGAGCATAGAGGAGCTCGCCTCAAAGATGGATTTGGATCCTGCTGCTCTGCGCGCGACCGTCGACGAATTCAACAGCGCTTGTGTTGGCGGAGATTTTCACCCCACGGAACTGGACGGCCTCTCAACGGAAGGCCTTACACCTGCCAAAACCAACTGGGCACGCCCGCTCGATAGCCCTCCCTACTACGGATACAGCCTGCGTACCGGCGTGACGTTCACTTACCTCGGTTTGAAAGTTGATGGAAACGCGAAGGTTCAAAGCACACAAGGCCCGCTCGACAATCTTTGGGCTGCGGGCGAGATCATGGCCGGATCAATCCTGGGCGAAGGTTATCTGGCTGGTTTTGGTATGACCATCGGGACCGTATTCGGCCGTATTGCTGGTGAGGAGGCAGCAGGTTATGCAACCCATTGA
- a CDS encoding LysR family transcriptional regulator, with protein MTNDQLKAFLAVVEHGSFRAAASHIHKTQPTISAAVATLEDEFGFLLFTREGYRPVLTAEGKVFYQEARRLLKQVTKLESLGHHLAKGAPPTLSISMSAMCALPPRLNEIKAFCDRYPDLQLTISTEHLSGILELLHLEKADVAIGPDIGLDSRYDFVEIGRVTMVTVASPEFAGPGHQEVIKQAAIRNRPHILVADTGSLSPLDNINTLPGGRRWFVKDYQVKKALLLSGMGWARIPLHMVEAELRCQDLVPLVIENFTSRNDVPIHLIRLRENPLSELGKEFWNTMIGGRAGN; from the coding sequence ATGACGAATGATCAGCTCAAAGCATTTCTTGCTGTCGTGGAACACGGAAGCTTCCGCGCAGCGGCTTCGCACATCCATAAAACTCAACCAACAATCAGTGCCGCAGTCGCAACCCTGGAAGACGAGTTCGGTTTTCTTTTGTTCACCAGAGAGGGATACCGCCCTGTCCTGACGGCAGAAGGGAAAGTCTTTTACCAGGAAGCCAGGCGGTTGTTGAAGCAAGTTACGAAACTGGAGTCTTTAGGTCATCATCTGGCCAAAGGTGCCCCCCCTACTCTTTCCATATCCATGAGCGCAATGTGTGCATTGCCACCCAGGCTGAATGAAATAAAGGCATTCTGCGACCGCTATCCTGACTTGCAGCTAACGATTTCCACCGAACATTTGTCGGGGATTCTGGAATTGCTTCATCTGGAGAAGGCTGACGTTGCCATCGGCCCCGACATCGGGCTGGACAGTCGTTACGATTTCGTTGAAATCGGAAGGGTCACCATGGTGACCGTTGCCTCACCGGAATTTGCAGGCCCTGGTCATCAAGAAGTGATCAAGCAGGCTGCCATTCGAAATCGCCCGCATATACTGGTTGCTGATACTGGCTCTCTTTCCCCTCTCGACAACATCAACACCCTTCCGGGAGGACGTCGTTGGTTCGTGAAAGACTATCAGGTGAAAAAGGCATTGTTGCTTTCAGGTATGGGCTGGGCGCGTATACCACTTCATATGGTCGAGGCTGAACTTAGGTGTCAGGATCTGGTGCCGTTAGTGATAGAGAACTTTACCTCAAGAAACGACGTGCCAATCCACTTGATTCGCCTGCGCGAGAACCCGCTGAGCGAACTTGGCAAAGAGTTCTGGAATACTATGATAGGTGGGCGCGCGGGAAACTAG
- a CDS encoding ABC transporter substrate-binding protein: MNYARQLVLLLALWASPVVSEDVYDLPAIGDETSLLQIYAAADFLVFWPVLAEFQKRHPDIAIRYSEFNTRVLYESYLERLPRSPDLMLSSAMDLQFKLVNDGHARRHRSDQTQTLPVWANWRDEVFGFTYEPAVIAINNKFLSEDQQPATRSALLDLIRQESDQLMGRIGTFDIENVGIGYLTWAHDRQQSGSYGRLLEAFGTHRARRFPSSSSMLRNVNSGEILIAYNVLGSYAKSWSEQYSNVSVVMPNDYTTLVMRSAFIPKRAQNPKSAGLFLDFLLSEDGQHVLADKADLFPIREAVAGELLSHSLSQQPDTHFQPIPLSLSLLMYADQAKRSLILEEWEAAMKTFD, from the coding sequence ATGAACTATGCCAGACAGCTCGTGCTGCTGTTAGCCCTTTGGGCCAGCCCTGTGGTTTCCGAAGACGTTTATGACTTACCCGCCATTGGCGATGAAACGTCCCTGTTGCAGATATATGCCGCGGCTGACTTTTTGGTCTTTTGGCCAGTGTTGGCGGAATTCCAGAAGCGCCACCCCGATATTGCAATCCGCTACTCAGAGTTTAATACCCGCGTGCTTTATGAAAGCTATCTGGAAAGATTGCCTCGAAGCCCGGACCTCATGTTGAGCTCCGCAATGGATCTTCAGTTCAAGCTGGTCAATGACGGACATGCGAGGCGTCACAGGTCGGATCAGACCCAGACCTTACCAGTGTGGGCTAATTGGCGTGACGAGGTTTTTGGGTTTACGTATGAACCTGCGGTAATCGCTATCAACAATAAATTCCTCTCTGAAGATCAGCAGCCAGCAACTCGTTCGGCATTACTCGATCTTATTCGGCAAGAGAGTGATCAACTGATGGGCAGGATAGGAACCTTTGATATAGAGAACGTTGGCATAGGATATTTAACCTGGGCGCATGATCGGCAGCAATCGGGCAGTTACGGCCGATTGCTTGAAGCCTTTGGCACGCACCGCGCCCGCCGTTTCCCGAGCAGTTCGTCCATGCTGAGAAACGTAAACTCCGGGGAAATTTTAATTGCCTACAATGTGCTTGGATCTTATGCAAAATCCTGGTCTGAACAGTACTCCAATGTTTCTGTGGTGATGCCTAACGACTATACAACCCTGGTTATGCGCTCTGCCTTTATACCGAAAAGAGCCCAGAACCCGAAAAGTGCCGGTCTTTTTCTGGATTTCCTGCTCTCTGAGGATGGCCAGCACGTGCTGGCTGATAAAGCCGACCTGTTTCCAATTCGTGAAGCGGTGGCGGGCGAATTGCTTTCTCATTCATTGAGTCAGCAGCCGGATACCCATTTCCAGCCAATTCCCTTAAGCCTGTCACTATTGATGTATGCCGACCAGGCGAAGCGCAGCTTAATACTTGAAGAATGGGAAGCTGCAATGAAAACGTTCGACTAG
- a CDS encoding response regulator transcription factor, producing MRLLIVEDDEILGEALHRHATNQGHGVDLVTTGKAADDILKHTTYDLVVLDLNLPGLSGDRVLENLRNRKIHTPVLILTARDQIYDRIQLLDLGADDYLTKPFDFGELEARSRALLRRSQGQADNTITYGNLVLDRSACTVTVDQQPIDLKQREFRLLEIFLSHLGRVLSKEELLDHLYSFDDSPSPNAIETYVARLRKKLQGSTVEIRTLRGLGYLLDRDNG from the coding sequence ATGCGATTATTGATTGTTGAGGACGATGAGATCCTTGGGGAAGCTCTCCATCGGCACGCCACTAATCAAGGCCATGGCGTTGATCTGGTCACAACCGGCAAAGCGGCAGATGACATACTGAAGCACACGACCTACGACCTCGTGGTTCTCGACCTTAACCTGCCGGGCCTGAGTGGTGACCGAGTGCTGGAAAATCTGCGCAACCGGAAGATCCATACACCCGTGCTGATACTTACCGCCCGGGACCAGATTTATGACCGGATACAGCTTCTTGATCTGGGGGCAGACGACTACCTGACAAAACCGTTCGATTTTGGTGAACTCGAGGCGAGAAGCCGTGCGTTACTCAGGCGTAGCCAGGGCCAGGCCGACAATACCATCACGTACGGTAATCTCGTGCTGGATCGCAGCGCGTGTACGGTTACGGTTGATCAGCAGCCCATCGACCTTAAACAGAGGGAATTCCGTTTACTCGAGATTTTTCTCAGTCATCTTGGACGCGTTTTGAGCAAAGAGGAGTTACTCGATCATCTTTATTCTTTCGATGATTCTCCCAGTCCTAACGCAATTGAAACCTATGTGGCGCGGCTCAGAAAAAAACTTCAGGGCAGTACCGTAGAGATTCGAACACTTCGTGGCTTGGGTTATTTGTTGGACAGGGACAATGGCTGA
- a CDS encoding metal-dependent hydrolase family protein, with translation MKLNTGIFISALVWLILSAPIFATEKAPPPPMTLITNASIFDGVNADLATGMSVLVEGNKISKVAKSIPAPAGANVIDAKEKVLMPGLIDAHWHVMLSEPTFPELMSSDAGWLTLLGARGARDTLYRGFTTVRDVGGNPFAIKKGIDKGMIEGPRIYPSGPNITQTSGHSDGRHPAEPETPIYLEHQDHLRIADGKTEVLKAVRQNLRMGATQIKLSVGGGVSSNYDPLDVSEYTFEEIKAAVDAAQSWNTYVAVHANTDASIRTAIEAGAKSIEHGFLLEEDTLKLMAKEGIWLSIQPLLNDEDAFTFTGENQRKWIQVTDGTNKVYKLAKKHNVKTAFGTDLLFDPTLGPKQGKFLAKLKNWYTPYEALKMATSDNAELIKMCGPRDPYPGEIGVVKEGALADLILVDGNPLENLDLVADPDKNFVVIMKDGVIYKNTVKQGP, from the coding sequence ATGAAACTAAACACAGGGATTTTCATCAGCGCATTAGTATGGCTCATTTTGAGCGCGCCGATATTTGCCACCGAAAAAGCACCCCCACCCCCCATGACGCTGATCACCAACGCCTCAATTTTCGATGGTGTTAACGCGGATCTTGCCACCGGCATGAGCGTTCTGGTGGAGGGGAATAAGATCAGCAAGGTAGCCAAGTCGATACCTGCGCCCGCCGGAGCGAACGTGATTGATGCCAAAGAGAAAGTATTGATGCCTGGGCTTATTGATGCTCACTGGCATGTGATGTTGTCGGAACCCACGTTCCCTGAACTCATGAGCTCTGACGCCGGCTGGTTAACGTTGCTTGGTGCTCGAGGAGCACGAGATACGTTGTACCGTGGCTTCACGACCGTACGCGATGTCGGCGGAAATCCTTTCGCTATCAAGAAGGGCATCGATAAGGGAATGATTGAAGGTCCGCGAATCTACCCTTCAGGCCCGAACATAACTCAAACCTCTGGACATTCGGACGGTCGTCATCCCGCTGAGCCCGAGACACCGATTTACCTGGAGCATCAGGATCATTTGCGAATCGCTGACGGAAAGACGGAAGTGTTAAAGGCTGTGCGGCAGAATCTCCGGATGGGTGCCACGCAAATAAAGCTGTCCGTTGGCGGGGGTGTATCTTCCAACTACGACCCGCTTGATGTTTCGGAATATACGTTCGAAGAGATCAAAGCCGCCGTGGACGCAGCACAGAGTTGGAACACTTACGTTGCGGTTCACGCCAATACCGACGCATCAATAAGGACGGCCATTGAGGCAGGTGCAAAGTCCATCGAGCATGGTTTTCTTCTGGAGGAAGACACACTCAAGCTAATGGCCAAAGAAGGTATCTGGCTGAGCATACAACCGTTGCTCAACGACGAGGATGCGTTCACCTTTACCGGGGAGAACCAGCGCAAGTGGATACAGGTTACTGACGGGACGAACAAGGTTTATAAGCTGGCGAAGAAGCACAACGTCAAGACGGCCTTCGGGACGGACCTGCTTTTCGACCCAACCCTTGGACCGAAGCAAGGCAAGTTCCTCGCGAAACTCAAGAACTGGTACACCCCCTACGAAGCCCTGAAGATGGCGACCAGCGATAATGCTGAGCTGATCAAAATGTGCGGTCCACGCGATCCGTATCCTGGTGAAATCGGCGTCGTGAAGGAAGGCGCGTTGGCCGATTTAATCCTGGTTGACGGTAATCCACTTGAGAATCTGGATCTCGTCGCCGACCCGGACAAGAACTTCGTTGTGATTATGAAGGACGGCGTGATCTACAAGAACACAGTCAAACAGGGGCCATAG
- a CDS encoding sensor histidine kinase, with product MAEPLSYSIKQQLATITIVVLFIFAAVSYWGANKYGQKAAQLSYDRLLTGAAYQMAENIRLQDGRVVVDLPRSAFDTLALASEDRVFYSVDIVGGIHLTGYEGLPESESPEPGPSTKSSVGQLPVSFFEVIYSDEPVRFVTVERVLKDLGITKTVRVKIGQTLLARNELAEGISGQALQAVAWFIVVALILIVFGIWLILRPLNKLNVALSKRSPVDLHPLTLNVPQEIRPLLKTINHFMLQLGSTLDGLKKYTGEAAHQIRTPLAGLKSQAQNALTEHDPGLRQEQIKRVVECTDMLSNTVSQLLSRAQLVHRLRSELFADVPLDSLIEEVCREIAVSALHRGVEVAYLGKAKVVVLGDAFSLKQMIRNILENAIQYSPQNSVVEVDLKSGAGIDGGPLLRVSDCGPGIAEEEKEHVFEQFYRSPNNPRSGSGLGLAIVQEVAAHHDAQLQLKDNFPQGLIVEIHFRGGLNR from the coding sequence ATGGCTGAGCCGCTTAGCTACTCGATCAAACAGCAGCTGGCAACGATTACGATTGTAGTGTTGTTTATCTTCGCAGCGGTGAGCTACTGGGGCGCAAATAAATACGGCCAGAAAGCGGCTCAGTTGTCTTACGACCGGTTGCTCACCGGTGCGGCATATCAAATGGCGGAGAATATAAGACTGCAGGATGGGCGAGTTGTGGTGGACCTGCCCCGATCAGCGTTCGATACGCTCGCACTCGCGTCCGAAGATCGTGTCTTCTACTCGGTGGATATTGTTGGCGGTATTCACCTGACTGGTTATGAAGGTCTGCCGGAGTCGGAGAGTCCTGAGCCGGGTCCCAGCACAAAGAGTTCTGTTGGCCAATTACCCGTGAGTTTCTTCGAGGTCATCTATAGCGATGAGCCTGTCCGATTCGTGACCGTGGAGCGGGTACTCAAGGATCTCGGGATTACCAAAACCGTGCGGGTGAAAATCGGGCAGACTTTGCTCGCCCGCAATGAGCTCGCAGAAGGCATCAGCGGGCAAGCCCTGCAAGCGGTTGCGTGGTTCATTGTGGTGGCGTTGATTCTCATTGTATTTGGAATATGGCTGATTCTTCGGCCCTTGAATAAGTTAAATGTCGCATTAAGCAAGCGCTCGCCCGTCGATCTACACCCCCTTACGTTGAACGTACCGCAGGAAATACGCCCACTTCTGAAGACCATCAATCATTTCATGTTGCAGCTCGGGTCGACGCTGGACGGACTGAAAAAGTATACCGGAGAAGCCGCCCACCAGATTCGCACACCCTTGGCGGGCCTGAAATCCCAGGCTCAGAATGCGTTGACGGAACATGATCCCGGGTTGCGCCAGGAACAGATAAAACGTGTGGTTGAGTGCACGGACATGCTTTCCAATACGGTCAGTCAACTGTTGAGCAGGGCTCAGTTGGTTCATCGATTACGAAGTGAGCTGTTTGCTGATGTGCCGCTGGACAGCCTGATCGAAGAGGTTTGTCGAGAAATCGCGGTCTCTGCGCTGCATCGAGGTGTAGAGGTGGCATACCTGGGTAAAGCTAAGGTCGTTGTACTGGGCGATGCGTTCTCCCTTAAACAGATGATCCGGAATATCCTTGAGAACGCCATCCAGTACAGCCCTCAAAACAGCGTAGTTGAAGTGGATCTCAAGAGCGGCGCCGGAATCGATGGCGGTCCCTTGCTCAGAGTCAGCGATTGTGGTCCTGGCATAGCTGAGGAGGAAAAGGAGCATGTTTTCGAACAGTTCTATCGCAGCCCGAATAATCCGAGATCAGGAAGTGGATTGGGATTGGCGATAGTGCAAGAGGTTGCAGCTCACCATGATGCCCAGCTCCAACTCAAGGACAACTTTCCCCAGGGGCTCATCGTGGAAATTCATTTCCGTGGGGGCCTGAATCGATGA
- a CDS encoding potassium channel family protein produces the protein MISFWISGYRLLKTVWRGLRQDAEFRVMVFVLATVLLSGTGFYHTVEGWSLIDSLYFCVMLMATIGLSDLAPTTDVSKLFTILYAILTIGLFIALCSKLVMFTVSANLKAAESISRKLSARSEKHKEPPHDE, from the coding sequence ATGATTTCCTTCTGGATCAGTGGCTATCGCTTGTTAAAGACAGTCTGGAGAGGCTTGCGACAAGATGCGGAGTTTCGCGTAATGGTTTTCGTTCTGGCGACCGTCCTACTGAGCGGAACGGGTTTTTATCATACCGTCGAAGGGTGGTCCCTAATTGATTCGTTGTATTTCTGTGTCATGTTGATGGCCACGATTGGGCTGAGTGACCTTGCTCCCACCACCGATGTTTCCAAGCTTTTCACGATTTTGTATGCCATTCTCACCATTGGTCTTTTTATAGCTCTTTGTTCAAAACTAGTGATGTTTACAGTGAGCGCTAATCTGAAAGCAGCCGAGAGCATTTCGAGAAAACTTTCAGCTCGTTCGGAAAAGCACAAGGAACCCCCTCACGATGAATAG
- a CDS encoding serine hydrolase domain-containing protein — MRTIQSHRPISEIRDIFTFFHTPANVVQIQVANDKTLYAWQNLSAFQYTMQIERDGPISVFPEKIDPKIGQFTFTRPGEQPETVDQHFDTSNMDALLVLHHGSVVYERYKTMRPFDKHQWFSCSKVVPGTMVELLALEGKVDLKKSVSDYVAKLKGSAWDEVTVEETLDMATGLDSTEHEEPNDDARSNPVRGWYKWAVSIGLFEDKENLNQSPYDVLRNMKKVKPGHTAFEYNSINPFVLELIVNEVTGRTLNEVFGDRVWRKIGAQNDAFVGVTKYGLGNAWGFVNSTLRDMGRFAMIFTPGWNKISKEQIIPDSIIKAIQQGGKPEIYLKGFVGREMQESFPDMQGLANRHQWDIVFPDGDFFKAGVGGQGMYISPSADTVVVWFSTGKQMEEVMARAIVKAIGK, encoded by the coding sequence ATGAGAACGATCCAGTCCCACCGGCCAATCAGCGAGATCCGCGATATTTTCACGTTCTTCCACACACCTGCGAACGTGGTACAGATTCAGGTGGCCAACGATAAAACGCTTTACGCGTGGCAAAATTTGTCAGCGTTCCAGTACACGATGCAGATCGAACGTGACGGCCCAATCAGCGTCTTCCCCGAGAAAATTGATCCGAAAATCGGCCAGTTCACATTCACACGCCCGGGTGAACAACCGGAAACGGTCGATCAGCATTTTGATACCAGCAACATGGACGCGTTGCTGGTACTTCATCACGGGTCCGTAGTGTACGAGCGCTACAAGACCATGCGCCCCTTCGACAAACACCAGTGGTTCTCCTGTAGCAAGGTCGTGCCAGGCACTATGGTGGAATTGCTTGCTCTGGAGGGCAAGGTCGATCTCAAGAAGTCAGTGTCAGACTATGTTGCGAAGCTCAAGGGCTCGGCCTGGGACGAGGTGACGGTCGAGGAAACCCTGGACATGGCCACCGGCCTGGATTCCACCGAGCACGAAGAACCCAACGATGACGCCCGTTCCAACCCTGTCCGTGGGTGGTACAAGTGGGCAGTGAGCATTGGTCTGTTTGAGGACAAGGAAAACCTCAACCAATCACCCTACGACGTGTTGCGCAACATGAAAAAGGTGAAGCCTGGCCATACTGCATTTGAATACAACTCCATCAATCCTTTTGTGCTCGAACTGATCGTTAATGAAGTGACGGGTCGAACGCTGAACGAAGTGTTTGGTGATCGAGTCTGGCGCAAGATCGGTGCCCAGAATGATGCGTTCGTTGGCGTCACCAAATACGGCCTGGGTAACGCTTGGGGCTTTGTAAACAGCACGCTCCGCGACATGGGCCGCTTCGCCATGATCTTCACCCCAGGTTGGAACAAGATCAGCAAGGAGCAGATCATTCCCGACTCAATCATTAAGGCGATACAGCAGGGCGGCAAACCGGAAATATACCTCAAAGGTTTTGTCGGCAGAGAAATGCAGGAATCGTTTCCCGACATGCAAGGCCTGGCCAACCGCCACCAGTGGGACATCGTTTTTCCTGATGGCGATTTCTTTAAAGCCGGCGTTGGAGGTCAGGGCATGTATATATCGCCTTCGGCGGATACCGTCGTGGTGTGGTTCAGCACCGGCAAGCAAATGGAAGAAGTCATGGCACGTGCGATCGTAAAAGCCATAGGGAAATAA
- a CDS encoding sulfite exporter TauE/SafE family protein yields the protein MESETLILLAAALISGFSKFSVGGMGMLIVPVLMLAYPGPEALGILVPIYIVADLIAIFIYRKAVNWSVLIRLLPLLMFGMGVGAWFLAGMNGDQFALLIGLSIVGMLLLGIWLDHYEATFMRHPFTAKAVGFVAGVISMTASAAGPILSLYIMEQRLEKESYVSTRAWLFLVIDLAKVPLLYQLGFVNAETTWLGLQSIPGMLVGGLVGYLLLSKMQFQQFKWLIRVVSAIAAVKIFLF from the coding sequence GTGGAGAGCGAAACGCTTATTCTGCTGGCCGCTGCATTGATCTCCGGTTTTTCCAAGTTCTCCGTCGGTGGTATGGGCATGCTGATTGTGCCGGTACTGATGCTAGCGTACCCCGGTCCCGAAGCATTGGGCATCCTGGTTCCCATTTATATCGTCGCCGACCTCATAGCGATTTTCATTTACAGGAAGGCCGTGAACTGGTCGGTGCTTATTCGCCTGTTACCTTTGCTGATGTTCGGAATGGGAGTAGGGGCGTGGTTCCTGGCCGGTATGAATGGGGATCAGTTTGCCCTTTTAATCGGGTTAAGCATCGTAGGAATGCTGCTTCTTGGTATCTGGCTGGACCATTACGAAGCAACATTCATGAGACACCCATTCACAGCAAAAGCTGTTGGCTTTGTTGCTGGCGTTATTAGCATGACAGCCAGTGCAGCCGGGCCCATTCTCAGCCTGTATATCATGGAACAACGATTAGAAAAGGAATCCTATGTGAGCACCCGAGCCTGGTTGTTTCTGGTAATCGACCTGGCCAAGGTGCCGCTTCTGTACCAACTGGGATTCGTTAACGCTGAAACCACGTGGCTGGGGTTGCAGTCTATTCCGGGAATGCTGGTCGGTGGTCTCGTTGGTTATCTGCTGTTGAGCAAAATGCAGTTCCAACAGTTTAAATGGCTGATTCGAGTGGTGTCCGCAATTGCCGCAGTTAAAATTTTCTTGTTCTAG
- a CDS encoding MipA/OmpV family protein translates to MKKIVLKVVTFLGVLSCFGPVNATESRTPLVPLPSIDDFTDGDGWGVGLGLGVEYESAYEGSDEFELEIDPAGGVQWRTGDHIFFWAGEAIGWRTLARDAWLFQTSLGYEEGREEGDSDDGRLDGLGESNSGVTLLLEVRHALTEDWRYFLDGRVLTGEIGTLGIFGAGTCLGCKPNGTGWEVGAVVTFHDGKLANRDFGVDAQQSIDSGLPETDVDSGYRSTGFNVNYRNYLNENWQVFGEALYEVYGSDVSDSPISRNDYEAEIGVGFIYVF, encoded by the coding sequence ATGAAAAAAATAGTCCTTAAAGTCGTCACCTTTCTTGGCGTTCTTTCATGTTTTGGACCCGTGAACGCGACGGAATCAAGAACCCCGCTGGTTCCGCTTCCTTCTATCGACGACTTTACTGATGGCGATGGTTGGGGTGTGGGGCTTGGGCTAGGCGTTGAATATGAGTCTGCTTATGAGGGTTCGGACGAATTCGAGCTTGAGATCGATCCGGCTGGGGGTGTTCAGTGGCGAACTGGCGACCATATTTTTTTCTGGGCAGGTGAAGCCATTGGGTGGCGAACCTTGGCCAGGGATGCCTGGTTGTTTCAAACCTCTTTAGGCTACGAAGAAGGTCGTGAAGAGGGCGATTCAGACGATGGCAGACTGGATGGGTTAGGCGAATCCAATTCTGGGGTGACATTGCTGTTGGAAGTGCGTCATGCCCTTACAGAGGATTGGCGCTACTTTTTAGATGGCCGTGTATTAACAGGAGAAATCGGTACGCTCGGTATTTTCGGCGCAGGAACATGTTTGGGGTGCAAACCTAACGGCACTGGCTGGGAAGTTGGCGCTGTTGTCACGTTCCACGATGGTAAGCTAGCCAACCGGGACTTCGGTGTGGACGCACAGCAATCCATAGATTCAGGTCTTCCAGAAACCGATGTCGACAGCGGCTATAGATCAACTGGCTTCAATGTTAACTATCGGAATTACTTAAACGAGAACTGGCAGGTCTTCGGTGAAGCTCTTTACGAAGTCTACGGGAGTGACGTTTCAGATAGCCCGATATCTCGGAATGATTACGAAGCGGAGATCGGTGTTGGCTTCATTTATGTTTTTTGA